The DNA segment AGAGGGCCACGCGCAAGACAGACAGTCCCCACTCGGTGTAACCTGTGGGAACTGGCCCCGGACACTCCATGAACCTCCCAACAGACTTGGGTTCCGGAGATAATGCATTTTAAAGTTGGtcaaagaaagagatgaaagacctggAGCTAAATAATACTCCTTTCTTAGTCAAAATTTCTAAGAAATGGTGATGTAGTAATTATTTGgggattattttagaaaattcgTGTCATGTCAGAAAATATAACAAACTtcataaacaaaaacaatcaaacaatgccatccttcccttcatttccaaTAAAGCAACTTCTATTGGATGAGGCAGGGAGAAGTCATAAGCATGTGTGAGAGAGAGCGTTTTCAGTTAAACTCTGGAAACCAGGCCAGACTGCTGGTCTGTGCGAAGTCCTGGAGGACTAGTTAGCAGTACAGGGCAcactttcttaaatattaaatagagCTTCAGAGGAGAGAAAACATAGAGTCGAATGTAAAATACAGCCTTCATGTGAGAGGAGACATGatcatttctctgttttcatgCATGAAATTTCTTGTGCTCTGCAAACCATGTAAAGCCACTGTACATAAAATGTACCTGAAGAACAGAAGAATTACCCTAATCTTCTTCTTCACCTTTGCATATTAGTTACAGCAGAAGAGGGATATTGCTTCTGAATTCTAAATGCCAGTTCTTACTACATTCAATACTACTTTTACCCAAAAGCTTTAATTTGTCCACTTTTGGTCTCCTGCCAGTTCAGCTCTTAAGGGATTCCTAATCACTCTGTTGTCAGCTTTCTAAGAAGCTGGTTTTAATTTTGCTTGATCTTTGATAATATAATTAGGAAAACCTCTTAGTTAAAAGCTATTTCATGCGAgagtttctgatatttttagaGGCATAAAGAGCCTCAATCACTGAGCCCCAAAAGAAGCCCACAAAAAATTGCAACACATATCTCTACTCTATGCAGTCAGTGCAGCCTAGAGAGAAGTGGGGTCTCCCAGAGGCAGTCAGGAATGCTCTGGAATGTGATCCTGACCGCCTGGGCTTACTTAAACAGGAAGTCAGTTAATTAGATTGCAGTAGGCACTCTCTCCAAAGCCACTTGACTAAAACTTAACAGACCAGAATATCTCACATGCCCTTGGTTGGATAGGGTAATCTTTTGTTCTATGATCTTCATTTGATTTAATTAATGTATgcgtttagaaaaaaaatcaaacctagCAACTTCATTGAAAAAtacctctttaaaaatttttaaaaactttgacatTAACTTTTTCAGGGAACAGATTGAATTTTCAAGAATAACAGGATCAGTTTTGTGCACTAGTATTGTAGTTACTTTTATATGATTTCCTGAGATTCCTGAGCTTCAGCATTTCTTCTGACCATCAGTAAAGGTTAAAATCCACACGTGCTTCATGTTTTCAGAACGGAGCCAGCTTAGAGCCATTTGTAGGAGTTGGAACATAGGTTACAACCCTTTGCATGGACATTTGGTTCCTGCAAATTCTGCCTGTTCACCAGTTAGTGTTGAAATGTTTTCGGGTTTTCAAAACCATCTTAGGGCACATCATCAGTTTGTTATAaagtaaggggctggggatatagctcagttggtagtgtgcttgccttgtaagcacaaggccctgggttcaatccccagcactgcaaaaaaaaaaaaaaaaaaaaaaaaaaaaaaataagtaaatacctgggcctaatttcatttttaaaaattccttatcaTGCCCATGTGCAGGGAGCCCACGTGTTAAGAGTTTCAGCACCACCATTTCCCAGAAAGGTCTTCACTTCAGCATCCCCAGCTCCCAGGTGCCCCTGGGGCCTTGAGCAGGACAGAGGAGGGAGTTCACAAACTCTCACCCCAAAGTCTTCCTTAGCAGAAACATGTTCTCCAGCCAGGCCCCTAGGAAGAATTCATTCCTCTTAAACTTTTCTGTTACTGTGCAACTAATATTTATAAGCATGTGAACAAAGCAGGAATTTTGAAGCACGTCCTTGGACTACCCAGTTCTTCTTGAGTGCTTGTGACTTACAAACTTGGGAAATAGAAGTGTCTTTTATGGATAGCAGTGAGGCCTGGAGAGGGGATGGGACTTACCAAAAGCTGCTCAGTACTCATGAGCAGCAAAGCAAATTGAATTCCAACCTCCTGGCCAAATCCAAGGATTCTGTTATTTGGAGGCAATATATAGTGTGCTGTTTAAGGGTGTGGTCTCTATAGCCAGACTTCCATAGTTATCAGCTATGGAAGCACAGATAAGTTCTTTTtgcctcattttctcatctgtgaaatgggaataaaaagtctattttttagGGTTGGTGTGaggatgaattaaaataatatactaatGGATTGGCACAGTATCTGATGCACAGTGACTACCCTTTAGTCATGGTTATTATACACTGTTGCCTTTCAAAGTTTACTTTTCTGCAAACTTTTTGAAGGCCACAACTTCAAACATCTGAGAACATGTGGTTATTAAGATGTATTCCCCAATAAAATCACTGTGCTACAATTTTGTTGAAAAGGCATGTGGATAATGGCCACATATAATGAGGCAGGCCCACTGGGTTTCATGGGTTTATTATTCTAGGATGCTAGTGAAGGCTAGAGGAGGGAAGCCAGTCAGCTCTGAACCCCTGGGGGTTATAGGTCATTGTCTTAAGTTAGCTCATTGtgattcaacattaaaaaaaaaaaaaaaagatacttgggAGGGGAGGTGGTTATTGGTGGTTTTTATTACTTTGCGGGCGTGGAGGGTCGGCCTTTCTATCTGCAGGCTCACCCCTCTATTCAGGTGCTTCATTGAGTAGGACAGATGACTTTCTTGTCTTCTTTGAGCGATCAGACTCGAGGACCCTCAGTCACAATGCAACACTGCATATTGTTATCAATTACAGTCACTAACGTGCCTGTGCCAAAGTCACTCAGTGAGACTCGATCTGAGCTTctctcccattcctcctccttgCTGCTCCAGGCTGCGAAACGGCGCTCTTATTCCCCATGCGTTCCAAGAAGATTTTTGGAAGCGTGCATCCGGTGAGACCCATGAAGCTGGAGTCCCTCAGTGCCTGCATCTGGGTCAAAGCCACCGAGGTCTTGAACAAGACCGTCCTGTTCTCCTACGGCACCAAGAGGAATCCCTACGAGATCCAGCTGTACCTCGGCCCGCAGGCCGTGGCGTTTGTGGTGGGCGGAGAGGAGAACGCGCTGGTGGCCGACACCGCGGTCTCCCCGGGCAGGTGGACCCACCTTTGCGGCTCCTGGACTTCGGCAGAAGGGCGCGCGGCGCTGTGGGTGGACGGCGAGctggtggcggcggcggcggggaaGGCCAGCGGCCACGTGGTCCCCGAGGGCGGCGCGCTGCAGCTGGGCCAGGAGAAGAACGGCTGCTGCGCGGGGAGCTTCGACGAGGCCCGGGCCTTCGCGGGCAGAGTGACGGCCTTCAACCTGTGGGACCGCGCGCTGCGCCCCGAGGAGGTGCGCGCGGCCGCGGGGTCCGAGTCCTGCAGCCGCCGGGGCAACGTGGTCGGCTGGGGCGTCACCGAGATCCAGCCGCACGGAGGCGCGCAGTACGTCTCCTAGGCTTGCACCGAGTCAAGGTCAGACTCGCTGCAGCCCCGCCAGAGGCCGAGGCTCGAGGCCGGCGCGCAATGGGAACACTTGAGACCGGTCGACCTGAGAGGCCAGATGGGCCTTTATTTATCTTGGCAAAATCCAGAGTAAACAGCGGAAGGGAGACAGCGGAGAAGGCTTGGGGGACTGTCACCAGACCGGGCCGCGCCTTCAGATTAATGCGGTGTCGCTGTCAGATAAACGCCAAATAATTGAAAAGAGCTGTACTGTTGAACAGAGGGGCGACTGTTCTGCTCTCCTTTGGTTAATTTATTCTTGGCCAGAGATGAATTTTGCATTGGAAGAATTACAAAACAGGATCGGTTGTCCACTGTTCATTCTTACTGGTATGTACTTTTGCTATGGAAAATGatgataaaaacatatttataccACAAAGTGACTTAACGAATACAAATGTAGTTTATGTGTTATGGTcaaatgtctctttttttttaagaggataGTTGTGTAAGTTATATTCTGAAAtggtttgtattaattttatttttgtaaagctctgctgtaaataaaatgttttataaaactagCTTGTGGTGTCTGATTCTAGGTGGAAGGAAGGCTTTGGAGACGGGCACTTTCCCTTTTTCATTTAAGTCAGCAGTTAGTTTTCAGAGACTAATTGATGATATAAATAGCAATGGTTAATGTTAGAAACAAACTGTTGAGTCTTAAGTTTGGGCCTCCCCTAAATCCTAAGTAAGAAACAGGATCTTGGCTAAGTCAACTCATCTTGCTGGGGTTTAGTTTTCTGGCCTGAGAAGTCAAGCAGTTGAGGAAGTACGATCTCTAGGTCTCTTCCAGTTTGAAGATCCCATGGGCATATATAATTTTCCCACTGTTTAAACACAAAACAAGCATGCGTTATCCGAGTTCCCCAGAGACAGCGTGGCACCTGCACGCAGTGGTTGCTGGGGAGAACTAGGAATCTGGGAACCACGCAgtaactcctgggctcaaggcaCACGGCTCTCATCCTCCCAGGGGAGAGGATGGCCCACCTGGGCCACTTCCTGGGCACTGGTGTCTTCAGGGGCTGGTCTTAAGAAGGTGTTTCTGAAGTAGGTGAACCACAGCACTGGAATGTCCTTCCAAAGATAGGGCTGGAACAGATGCAGGTCACATCCTGCTTGAAGATTTGCAAAGAGGGCCAGAGGTGATTTGTAACTAGTCAAGTGTCCTTTGACAAGGTACCTGACTCTCCTGGACCTTCTCAGGAAAAGGAGGGGTTGAGCTTTTGGTGCTTTTAGGCAATAAAAATCttataaatgtaataatttttgaGGATGTTCCTGATATCATTAGAGTTTTATTCTACCCTTGAGACCCACAAAACCACGCCGATGAAGCCTCTAAATGGCTTGCAGTTATGAACTGAGAGGCCAGGTCTCAGACCCGGGGAAATCACTTCATTGACGTTTGTAAGTCCTGCCCCTTGAGGCCCCGTCTTGCTAAAGGGAACCCACCCAGCCTCAGCAGAGAGTTAAGCATGCCTGCAACTTCCTCCCAAGTCTCCTCATGGATTGGACCTGTTTAAGAGACCCAGTTGATGCGGACCAGACAATGCACACTCCAGGCTAACAAAAGTAAGGGAATTTTAACTTCTCATGGGGTTTCTATGTTGGggcaaagaataaataaacagaaggaataaAGTAATCCTGAGACATACAAATAGAAACTTCATCTGCTACAGCAAAAGTCTGGAAATGGGTGCTAAGGACTTCTCATTGTTCTCTGATACCGATTTACCTCTTTTCCTAAGTAATAGAATTCTAGTTTTAATGGCCACTAAGGTAAAGTTAACATTTTCCAGCATTACCTGTAGCTGAACATGGCCATGTGTCTAAGTTCTGACCATTGTTGAAATGATACAAacgattttcttcttcttccttctgtcttATTGGAATGTGGTAATGATGGCTGGAATTTCAGCAACCATTTCAAACCATGAGATTTCATGCAACAATACAGAAGCCTGAGTTTCTGATGATTATGAAGCTGCCCGGCCTGGCCCGGGCTGTCTGCACCCAACTtctttacataaaagaaaaatacattttttaatcttctttactCCATTTAGTTTATTTAGATCTAATCCGgatcagtaattttttaaattaaaaagaccaTGCATCTTAATCTCTCCAAAATTACCTACAGCCTATACTCAAAAGATACATTTTAATTCTCAGGAAGTTGGATCcgggacttttatttattttttttaaactaactaATAGCACTTAATGAGTTCAGAATTCAGGCGTGGCagcaaaaggaagaagtaaagaatttgtaaacatgagaaaatatatttaaaaagaaatatcagctCATTAGCTTAGTTTAACACATTGGCACACAATTTCAATCCCAATTTAGTTACCAAAAAGTCATTGCCATATTGTGGCATAGTAAAACAATTCTTTGGGACAAactattaggagaaaaaaatgtgtgtgtgacTAACATGTAATACACTATACATATAAAGCATCGCTTGTGTGGAGTAGGGGGACCAGATGTCCTGGTTTTCCTGGGACTGCTCCAACTTTAGCAAAGTCCCCATGTCCCACGAATTCTGAGTCCCTGGGGAAACTGGGATAGCAGTCACAAGCACATGTGTATGTACGTCTAGTGAAACAACTCTTCAACggagaaaatatgtgaataaaacaGTTGATGTGTGTTCCTTGTCTACACATTGGCTTTGAAGTATTAATTCCTCTCAGATATGTTCAGGACATTTCACTACTAAGTATCACAAAATTTTAGAGGTTGGGATTTATTAATTTGTAGTTAATtgacttcacttttttttttttttttttttgtcagtgctggggatttgaacccaggaccttgagcctgacaggcaggcactctacaaactgagctatatccccagccccacttgacttcactttaataaaaattagacataaaaaataaattataacggatttttatttcatttattgtcaAGTCTTACATTAGTAGCTCATCTTTGAGGCAGTTACTAAGGCCAATGTTCCTAGAATTGTCTTATAGGTAGTTAAGAAACAGTATTTGTAAAGATAAAAGTCTCAGTTACtttaattatatatgcacatgtatttcTGGATTCCATGAACATGAAAATTCATATTGCTGAACTTTGCATTCAGTTTGATTAATCTGGAGTGCAGAAGAAAGTATGGTGGCCCTCAGGTAAAAAAATCCAACATCCAAACCCCAGCACTATCACTTACTAACTTACTAAATACAAGACATATGGCAGGTTGACTAATCTTTATGATTTCAAGTTGGTCAAGAAATTAGGGATAACAAGACTTGCCTACCTTGATGAAGAGTTATCAAGGACATATTGTACATAAAAGTACTGTCTAAACTAAGAAATAACATTTGAAGTGAAATGTATAtcttaaaaaaagttttccttttataaaattagtGCTTTGTAGGTATGCATGAAGGTGAAATCCACTGtgctgtgttcatatatgtatgtagcaTAATTTCCAAGTTATTCCCAGTGGGTTTAAAcatgaataaacaaagaaacaaatctgcAAACTAATAAGTGAATGTTAGGATCCTTCCATATGATGGTGAATGGTTTCAGAGTCCAGTCTGTGGCCCTCCTATGAAGCCTCCTTCACCACTGTGCAGAAAgatgcctgttatggtttgaatatgaggtgtccccaaaagctcatgtgtgagaagatgaaagaatgttcagaggtgaaagattagattatgataaCTGTACCTTAATCAGTGGATGAATCTACTTAAATGGAGTAACTGGGGGGGGGGGActataggcaggcagggtgtggctagagaaagtaggtcacttggggcatgactttggggtttagattttgtccctggtgagcaaagtgtatgctctctctctcctctctctgaaactgtgagccaaaataaactttccctccttgaGGTTATTCTTATCAGATCTTTTTGCCACACAAAAACTCACTAAAACAGAAAATGGTACCAGGAGtagggttgttgctgtgactaatctGACAAAGTGGTTCAGAAGACTTTGGGATGGTTTGCTGGCGGGGGTGGGATTTGGGAAAATTTACATATacaagctggaaaagctttagagtGTTGTAAAtggagcttaatgggtgattccAGTGAAAGTCataagaccagaatgccaatagaacTGTGGACAGTAGACTGGGTTCACAAGGTTTCAGAGAAGCAGCACACTATTGGACATTGGAcaagaggccattcatgttacattctggcaaagaagttcTCTACATTATGCCCACGCCTTGAGACTTTCAGTGAAATTGAATTTAAAGACAATAAACTAATTAATTTGGTTGGAGGAAATTTCTAGATAGCACAGCATTCAGGCTGTGGCATGAATGTTGATCACGATTTTCAGCCAAGTTTACttttcaggagcagaaagcagaaagattccaaaaacttgcagtttggccagaaaagtgtgAGTACAGCTAGGGCTAAGGAAGTTCTGGTTGTTAAAGGGAGTATAGCCagtaaagagatgctaagtactttccccagaaacaaaaggaaagatgGCATGAGACCATCTCAGAAATTGGCAAGCCCACCCCATCTTAGGCTAAAGagcataaaactaaaaattcctttgagaagagaccaccAGGGCACCTTGCTTGCACAGGGGGAGGGGCCAGAAAATTGTTTTCATGCTCAGTCACCTAGGCACTCAGAGGCCACTCCAGTCATGGTCCCAGGAGGCTGGACTACTTCTTGAGATGGTGGCAGAATTTGGGAATAGCCATGACTATAGCAGGAATAGCAGGTTGTtagagttagggggtcatggaggtttccactgagatttcaaaagaAGGCCTGGGAACCCAGGCAGAATGCCTCAATGATTGAATTCTTGAAGGCAGTCACTGAAAGAGTGATGCATGAAGATATGAGAAGGaaaccaaagctgcagtggagacctcCAAGATTAAGAGATACCAGAAATGAGCAATGTCTGCCAAGAAAAACTGCAGGAATTAAGCATA comes from the Sciurus carolinensis chromosome 9, mSciCar1.2, whole genome shotgun sequence genome and includes:
- the Ptx3 gene encoding pentraxin-related protein PTX3, whose protein sequence is MHRRVIFLCALCAAVLAENSDDYDLMYVNMDNEIFNGLHPTEDPTPCDCRREHSEWDKLFIMLENSQMREGMLLQATDDLLRGELQRLRAELGRLAGGLARPCPAEAGLAGALEELLRASRDAGRRLARLEGAEAPGALLEELRRTRAELRTLQGWAARRWLPAGCETALLFPMRSKKIFGSVHPVRPMKLESLSACIWVKATEVLNKTVLFSYGTKRNPYEIQLYLGPQAVAFVVGGEENALVADTAVSPGRWTHLCGSWTSAEGRAALWVDGELVAAAAGKASGHVVPEGGALQLGQEKNGCCAGSFDEARAFAGRVTAFNLWDRALRPEEVRAAAGSESCSRRGNVVGWGVTEIQPHGGAQYVS